In Nicotiana tabacum cultivar K326 chromosome 19, ASM71507v2, whole genome shotgun sequence, one DNA window encodes the following:
- the LOC107819104 gene encoding protein SAWADEE HOMEODOMAIN HOMOLOG 1: protein MELELRPRKRQIGSFSGFSEAEIEKMENLINESSEQVCDPEFCKKVAKTFMRSQGRAGKPIVKWTEVQTWFQNKLQCCPLKNNSAEADKKLPDVTERCALDKANESSHTAEGQKVLTQSELEFEARSSRDGAWYDVDSFISHRFLNSGEPEVLVRFVSLGSEEDEWVNIRKAVRERSVTLEHSECNKVKVGDLVLCFQEGKNQSKYLEAHVVEIQKRLHDIRGCRCLFVIRYGRDDTEETVRLRRLCVRPSILGRP, encoded by the exons ATGGAATTGGAACTTCGACCCAGAAAGAGACAAATTGGATCTTTCTCTGGCTTCTCAGAAGCTGAG ATTGAGAAAATGGAGAACTTAATTAACGAATCAAGTGAACAAGTTTGTGACCCAGAATTCTGCAAGAAAGTGGCAAAGACGTTCAT GCGCTCTCAAGGTCGTGCAGGAAAACCGATTGTTAAATGGACTGAG GTCCAAACTTGGTTTCAGAACAAGTTGCAATGCTGTCCTTTGAAGAATAATTCAGCTGAGGCCGACAAAAAACTGCCTGACGTCACAGAAAGATGTGCTTTAGATAAAGCAAATGAAAGCTCTCATACGGCAGAAG GCCAAAAAGTTCTAACGCAATCAGAATTAGAATTTGAGGCGAGGTCTTCAAGAGATGGGGCATG GTATGATGTTGATTCGTTTATCTCTCACCGATTTCTTAACTCAGGAGAACCT GAGGTTCTTGTGAGATTTGTGAGCCTTGGATCGGAGGAGGATGAATGGGTAAACATAAGAAAGGCAGTTCGCGAGCGTTCTGTTACTCTTGAACATTCAGAGTGTAACAAAGTGAAGGTTGGAGATCTTGTTTTGTGCTTCCAG GAGGGAAAGAACCAATCAAAATATCTTGAAGCTCATGTTGTAGAGATTCAAAAGAGATTGCATGACATAAGGGGCTGCAGATGTCTCTTTGTGATTCGATATGGTCGTGATGACACCGAG GAAACAGTTCGTTTGAGGCGATTGTGTGTTCGACCAAGCATATTAGGGCGTCCTTGA